From a single Aquarana catesbeiana isolate 2022-GZ linkage group LG09, ASM4218655v1, whole genome shotgun sequence genomic region:
- the LOC141107614 gene encoding lymphotoxin-alpha-like produces the protein MPRTLPRTTWGLQRLATVLLLLCLLGLDTANSTRRDRSHRSRNRGQIPAAHLEAVTPINGSLIWTNNTESTFVHGGLSLTNNRVHIKQKGLYFVYTQATFDIVACLKDTPLLLSHAVILYSKELDDEIQLLHAQKTVCEEKNAGKHKNAAVTLGWRKSIFQGGVFQLEHGDVLHTHTLEMKYLLGQGGATYFGLYAL, from the exons ATGCCTAGGACATTACCCAGAACCACTTGGGGTTTGCAGAGGCTGGCTACAGTGCTTCTCCTGCTATGTCTTTTGGGTTTAGACACTGCTAATTCTACAAGG AGAGATAGAAGCCACAGGAGCAGAAATCGAG GCCAGATACCCGCTGCTCATCTTGAAG CTGTCACACCCATTAATGGATCTTTGATCTGGACCAACAATACGGAAAGCACCTTCGTCCATGGTGGGCTCTCACTAACCAACAATAGGGTGCACATCAAACAGAAGGGTCTTTACTTTGTGTACACCCAGGCTACATTTGACATTGTAGCCTGCCTTAAGGATACACCACTCCTCCTCTCCCATGCTGTGATCCTATATTCCAAGGAGCTGGATGACGAAATACAACTCCTCCATGCACAGAAGACCGTCTGCGAAGAGAAAAATGCAGGGAAGCACAAAAATGCGGCTGTAACCCTTGGATGGAGGAAGTCCATCTTCCAAGGAGGGGTGTTCCAGCTGGAACACGGAGATGTGCTGCACACCCACACCTTAGAAATGAAATACCTGCTGGGCCAGGGTGGTGCCACCTACTTCGGCTTGTATGCTTTGTAA